In one Amyelois transitella isolate CPQ chromosome 22, ilAmyTran1.1, whole genome shotgun sequence genomic region, the following are encoded:
- the LOC132903163 gene encoding serine/threonine-protein phosphatase 2A regulatory subunit B'' subunit gamma-like — MGDATTEIQPEDSANNNVPADPKSEEKDNKLNNELKKRLRRYIKKLDESGTSVTKEESEKIEIETFKQLYKPPLDANQESYKKIPKFYFKLPRNDEVLNQKLREETRAQFLQKKSKELLDNSELKHLWGLIEKSNGSYSMANNHELTIDYFQFRKIRDEAGPKYRPYFTAEVFGRLQAAEGGVGRVRGVSLFNYVMRRVWLQQTRIGLSLYDVTGQGYLTEHDLESYIAELVPSLAALDGLDSSFSSFYVCTAARKFLFFLDPLRVGRVRIRDVLSCSFLDDLLELREEDLPMELQEQNWFSAASALRVYGQYLNLDRDHNGMLSINELAGYGSGTLTRAFLQRVFQQCLTYDGEMDYKTYLDLVLALENRRQPAALAYLFRVLDINSQGYLDAFTLNYFFKAIQEQMVAHGAEPVNFEDVKDEIFDMIRPVHPARITLNDLIKSGHGHTAVSILLELHGFWAYENREALAAADHSA; from the coding sequence ATGGGCGACGCAACTACCGAAATTCAACCCGAAGACAGTGCAAACAACAACGTACCAGCAGACCCGAAGTCGGAGGAAAAagacaataaattaaacaatgaaCTAAAGAAAAGGCTACGAAGATACATAAAGAAATTAGACGAATCAGGCACAAGCGTAACAAAAGAGGAGAGTGAGAAAATAGAAATTGAAACATTCAAACAGCTGTACAAACCTCCATTGGACGCCAATCAAGAGTCTTACAAGAAAATACCTAAATTCTACTTCAAACTACCACGCAATGACGAGGTACTCAATCAGAAGCTTAGAGAGGAGACGAGAGCTCAGTTCTTGCAGAAGAAAAGTAAAGAATTACTGGATAATAGTGAGTTGAAACATCTGTGGGGGTTGATTGAGAAATCCAACGGTAGTTATAGTATGGCGAACAACCACGAGCTGACTATAGACTATTTCCAGTTTAGGAAGATTAGGGACGAGGCTGGACCTAAATATAGGCCATACTTCACGGCAGAAGTGTTTGGTCGCTTGCAAGCGGCGGAGGGGGGTGTGGGGCGGGTGCGGGGGGTGTCTCTCTTCAACTACGTGATGAGGAGGGTGTGGCTGCAGCAGACCAGGATCGGTTTGTCCCTCTATGACGTCACGGGGCAGGGATATCTCACCGAACATGACCTGGAGAGCTACATAGCAGAACTAGTGCCTTCCCTGGCGGCATTGGACGGCCTGGACTCGTCGTTCAGCTCGTTCTACGTGTGCACGGCCGCGAGGAAGTTCCTGTTCTTCCTCGACCCGCTCAGGGTCGGCCGCGTGCGGATCAGAGACGTGCTGTCGTGCTCCTTCCTCGATGATCTGTTAGAGCTTCGCGAGGAAGACCTTCCGATGGAGCTTCAAGAACAGAACTGGTTCAGCGCGGCGTCAGCGCTGCGGGTGTACGGGCAGTACCTCAATCTGGACAGGGACCACAACGGAATGCTGAGCATCAACGAATTAGCCGGTTACGGCTCGGGCACCCTGACCCGCGCGTTTCTCCAGCGTGTGTTCCAGCAGTGCCTCACGTACGACGGCGAGATGGATTACAAGACGTATTTGGACTTAGTCCTGGCGCTGGAGAACAGGCGGCAGCCGGCGGCGCTGGCGTACCTGTTTCGTGTGCTCGATATCAATTCGCAAGGATATTTGGACGCGTTCAcgctaaattattttttcaaggcGATACAAGAACAAATGGTGGCCCACGGCGCCGAGCCGGTCAACTTTGAGGACGTGAAAGACGAAATATTCGACATGATCCGGCCCGTTCATCCGGCGAGAATAACTCTCAACGATCTAATAAAAAGCGGTCACGGGCATACGGCGGTGTCCATATTGTTGGAGTTGCACGGGTTTTGGGCGTACGAGAATAGAGAAGCTTTGGCGGCCGCGGACCATAGCGCTTGA